A DNA window from Lycium ferocissimum isolate CSIRO_LF1 unplaced genomic scaffold, AGI_CSIRO_Lferr_CH_V1 ctg6002, whole genome shotgun sequence contains the following coding sequences:
- the LOC132045162 gene encoding uncharacterized protein At4g06598-like isoform X1 — translation MDTIVSFLFFIHVTFISFFSWDLLCFAMANSKGASSMRNMMYNGKSSLLPPKSPFPSISPSYVDYVPSSTVTHKDISKYRDGSHHQRTSSESCLMEEQPSWLDDLLNEPETPVRRGGHRRSSSDSFTYFDAANIANLDYIAQDDNKFRNLTHAPSWGSQDFDYYKNARHGTFHVDQNSINRQKSSARDASPNAIPHTRGLSPFRENVKTHSLGPSCPPQEGERPKSAGSDMQDLVESVPPDQKGSGEKKDSSHSKNSASETDTKRAKQQFAQRSRVRKLQYISELERNVQVLQAEGCEVSAELEFLNQQNLILSMENKALKQRLENLAQEQLIKYLEHEVLEKERGRLRALYQQQQLPQPQQKQQSSSSHRRTTSRDLDQQFADLSLKHKEG, via the exons ATGGATACAattgtttcctttctttttttcatacaCGTTACCTTTATCTCATTCTTTAGCTGGGATCTTCTGTGCTTTGCAATGGCAAATTCCAAGGGGGCATCTAGCATGAGAAATATGATGTACAATGGAAAGAGCTCTTTACTGCCTCCTAAAAGTCCGTTCCCTAGCATATCTCCTTCGTATGTAGATTATGTCCCTAGTTCTACTGTCACCCACAAGGACATTTCAAAATATAGAGATGGTTCACACCATCAGCGTACTtcttctgaaagctgtcttatgGAGGAGCAACCATCTTGGTTAGATGATCTTCTTAACGAGCCGGAAACTCCTGTGCGCAGAGGTGGCCATCGACGTTCATCTAGTGACTCCTTTACATATTTTGATGCTGCTAACATTGCAAACTTAGATTACATAGCTCAAGATGATAACAAATTCAGAAATTTAACTCATGCCCCTTCCTGGGGATCCCAAGACTTTGACTATTACAAAAATGCTCGGCATGGCACATTTCATGTTGATCAGAACTCCATAAACCGACAAAAAAGTAGTGCACGGGATGCATCCCCAAATGCAATACCACATACCCGTGGCCTCTCCCCTTTTAGAGAAAATGTCAAGACTCACAGCTTGGGACCGTCATGTCCTCCACAAGAAGGAGAGAGGCCTAAATCTGCAGGAAGTGACATGCAGGATTTAGTTGAATCTGTCCCTCCTGATCAAAAGGGATCTGGTGAAAAAAAGGATTCTTCTCACAGCAAGAATTCTGCATCAGAAACTGACACAAAACGTGCAAAGCA ACAGTTTGCTCAACGGTCACGAGTTCGGAAGCTTCAATACATATCTGAGCTTGAAAGAAATGTACAAGTTCTGCAG GCTGAAGGTTGTGAAGTGTCCGCTGAGCTTGAATTCCTTAACCAGCAGAATCTTATCCTCAGCATGGAGAATAAAGCCCTAAAGCAGCGCTTAGAAAATTTAGCTCAAGAACAGCTGATAAAGTATT TGGAGCATGAAGTActggaaaaagaaagaggaagactACGAGCATTGTATCAGCAACAGCAACTGCCACAGCCGCAGCAGAAACAGCAATCATCTTCTAGCCATCGGCGCACCACTAGTAGGGATCTCGATCAACAATTTGCAGACCTCTCTTTGAAACACAAAGAGGGCTGA
- the LOC132045162 gene encoding uncharacterized protein At4g06598-like isoform X3: MDTIVSFLFFIHVTFISFFSWDLLCFAMANSKGASSMRNMMYNGKSSLLPPKSPFPSISPSYVDYVPSSTVTHKDISKYRDGSHHQRTSSESCLMEEQPSWLDDLLNEPETPVRRGGHRRSSSDSFTYFDAANIANLDYIAQDDNKFRNLTHAPSWGSQDFDYYKNARHGTFHVDQNSINRQKSSARDASPNAIPHTRGLSPFRENVKTHSLGPSCPPQEGERPKSAGSDMQDLVESVPPDQKGSGEKKDSSHSKNSASETDTKRAKQQFAQRSRVRKLQYISELERNVQVLQACEALS; encoded by the exons ATGGATACAattgtttcctttctttttttcatacaCGTTACCTTTATCTCATTCTTTAGCTGGGATCTTCTGTGCTTTGCAATGGCAAATTCCAAGGGGGCATCTAGCATGAGAAATATGATGTACAATGGAAAGAGCTCTTTACTGCCTCCTAAAAGTCCGTTCCCTAGCATATCTCCTTCGTATGTAGATTATGTCCCTAGTTCTACTGTCACCCACAAGGACATTTCAAAATATAGAGATGGTTCACACCATCAGCGTACTtcttctgaaagctgtcttatgGAGGAGCAACCATCTTGGTTAGATGATCTTCTTAACGAGCCGGAAACTCCTGTGCGCAGAGGTGGCCATCGACGTTCATCTAGTGACTCCTTTACATATTTTGATGCTGCTAACATTGCAAACTTAGATTACATAGCTCAAGATGATAACAAATTCAGAAATTTAACTCATGCCCCTTCCTGGGGATCCCAAGACTTTGACTATTACAAAAATGCTCGGCATGGCACATTTCATGTTGATCAGAACTCCATAAACCGACAAAAAAGTAGTGCACGGGATGCATCCCCAAATGCAATACCACATACCCGTGGCCTCTCCCCTTTTAGAGAAAATGTCAAGACTCACAGCTTGGGACCGTCATGTCCTCCACAAGAAGGAGAGAGGCCTAAATCTGCAGGAAGTGACATGCAGGATTTAGTTGAATCTGTCCCTCCTGATCAAAAGGGATCTGGTGAAAAAAAGGATTCTTCTCACAGCAAGAATTCTGCATCAGAAACTGACACAAAACGTGCAAAGCA ACAGTTTGCTCAACGGTCACGAGTTCGGAAGCTTCAATACATATCTGAGCTTGAAAGAAATGTACAAGTTCTGCAGGCATGTGAAGCTTTAA GCTGA
- the LOC132045162 gene encoding uncharacterized protein At4g06598-like isoform X2, with protein MANSKGASSMRNMMYNGKSSLLPPKSPFPSISPSYVDYVPSSTVTHKDISKYRDGSHHQRTSSESCLMEEQPSWLDDLLNEPETPVRRGGHRRSSSDSFTYFDAANIANLDYIAQDDNKFRNLTHAPSWGSQDFDYYKNARHGTFHVDQNSINRQKSSARDASPNAIPHTRGLSPFRENVKTHSLGPSCPPQEGERPKSAGSDMQDLVESVPPDQKGSGEKKDSSHSKNSASETDTKRAKQQFAQRSRVRKLQYISELERNVQVLQAEGCEVSAELEFLNQQNLILSMENKALKQRLENLAQEQLIKYLEHEVLEKERGRLRALYQQQQLPQPQQKQQSSSSHRRTTSRDLDQQFADLSLKHKEG; from the exons ATGGCAAATTCCAAGGGGGCATCTAGCATGAGAAATATGATGTACAATGGAAAGAGCTCTTTACTGCCTCCTAAAAGTCCGTTCCCTAGCATATCTCCTTCGTATGTAGATTATGTCCCTAGTTCTACTGTCACCCACAAGGACATTTCAAAATATAGAGATGGTTCACACCATCAGCGTACTtcttctgaaagctgtcttatgGAGGAGCAACCATCTTGGTTAGATGATCTTCTTAACGAGCCGGAAACTCCTGTGCGCAGAGGTGGCCATCGACGTTCATCTAGTGACTCCTTTACATATTTTGATGCTGCTAACATTGCAAACTTAGATTACATAGCTCAAGATGATAACAAATTCAGAAATTTAACTCATGCCCCTTCCTGGGGATCCCAAGACTTTGACTATTACAAAAATGCTCGGCATGGCACATTTCATGTTGATCAGAACTCCATAAACCGACAAAAAAGTAGTGCACGGGATGCATCCCCAAATGCAATACCACATACCCGTGGCCTCTCCCCTTTTAGAGAAAATGTCAAGACTCACAGCTTGGGACCGTCATGTCCTCCACAAGAAGGAGAGAGGCCTAAATCTGCAGGAAGTGACATGCAGGATTTAGTTGAATCTGTCCCTCCTGATCAAAAGGGATCTGGTGAAAAAAAGGATTCTTCTCACAGCAAGAATTCTGCATCAGAAACTGACACAAAACGTGCAAAGCA ACAGTTTGCTCAACGGTCACGAGTTCGGAAGCTTCAATACATATCTGAGCTTGAAAGAAATGTACAAGTTCTGCAG GCTGAAGGTTGTGAAGTGTCCGCTGAGCTTGAATTCCTTAACCAGCAGAATCTTATCCTCAGCATGGAGAATAAAGCCCTAAAGCAGCGCTTAGAAAATTTAGCTCAAGAACAGCTGATAAAGTATT TGGAGCATGAAGTActggaaaaagaaagaggaagactACGAGCATTGTATCAGCAACAGCAACTGCCACAGCCGCAGCAGAAACAGCAATCATCTTCTAGCCATCGGCGCACCACTAGTAGGGATCTCGATCAACAATTTGCAGACCTCTCTTTGAAACACAAAGAGGGCTGA